A portion of the Faecalibacterium sp. I3-3-89 genome contains these proteins:
- a CDS encoding aspartate kinase: MALIVQKFGGSSVKDRDRIFNVARIVANTHNAGNDVVVVVSAQGDTTDDLIAKAAEITHNPSAREMDMLLAAGEEISISLLAMALNELGCHATSLTGWQAGFRTDRAYTKARITKLETERISSELERNRVVVVAGFQGLNKLDDITTLGRGGSDTSAVAIAAALHADRCQIFTDVEGVYTADPRKVRNTRKLDEITFDEMLELASLGAQVLNNRSVELAKKYNVELEVLSSLNPVPGTVVKEVVKDVEGMLIKGVAKDTDVAVITILNVPDEPGTSFKIFGLLAQKNINVDIILQSTGRDGKKDISFTCAESEAETAMRALREGAHFDQITCDETCAKVSIVGAGMQSHSGVASKMFEAMSNNNINIKMISTSEIKISCIIDREDADKAVSAIHDMLFE; encoded by the coding sequence ATGGCGTTGATCGTACAGAAGTTCGGCGGTTCTTCGGTGAAGGACCGGGACCGTATCTTCAACGTGGCCCGCATCGTGGCCAACACCCACAACGCGGGAAATGACGTGGTCGTGGTGGTGTCCGCACAGGGCGACACCACCGATGACCTTATCGCAAAGGCAGCAGAGATCACCCACAACCCTTCTGCCCGTGAGATGGATATGCTGCTGGCCGCAGGCGAAGAGATCAGCATCTCCCTGCTGGCCATGGCCCTGAACGAACTGGGCTGCCACGCCACCAGCCTGACCGGCTGGCAGGCGGGTTTCCGCACCGACCGTGCCTACACCAAGGCCCGCATCACCAAGCTGGAGACCGAGCGCATCTCTTCGGAGCTGGAGCGCAACCGCGTCGTCGTCGTGGCAGGCTTCCAGGGCCTGAACAAGCTGGACGACATCACCACGCTGGGCCGTGGCGGCTCGGACACCAGCGCCGTCGCCATCGCGGCAGCCCTGCACGCCGACCGCTGCCAGATCTTCACGGATGTGGAGGGCGTTTACACGGCCGACCCCCGCAAGGTGCGCAACACCCGCAAGCTGGACGAGATCACCTTTGACGAGATGCTGGAGCTGGCCTCTCTCGGCGCACAGGTGCTCAACAACCGCAGCGTGGAGCTGGCCAAGAAGTATAATGTGGAGCTGGAGGTCCTCTCCAGCCTGAACCCCGTGCCCGGCACGGTCGTCAAGGAGGTTGTAAAAGACGTGGAAGGTATGCTGATCAAGGGTGTCGCAAAGGACACCGATGTTGCTGTTATCACTATCCTGAATGTTCCCGATGAGCCGGGCACCAGCTTCAAGATCTTCGGCCTGCTGGCCCAGAAGAACATCAATGTGGACATCATCCTGCAGTCCACCGGCCGCGACGGCAAGAAGGACATCAGCTTCACCTGCGCTGAGAGCGAGGCGGAGACTGCCATGCGCGCCCTGCGCGAGGGCGCACACTTCGATCAGATCACCTGCGACGAGACCTGCGCCAAGGTGTCCATCGTGGGTGCCGGTATGCAGAGCCACAGCGGCGTGGCCTCCAAGATGTTCGAGGCCATGTCCAACAACAACATCAACATCAAGATGATCTCCACCAGCGAGATCAAGATCTCCTGCATCATCGACCGCGAGGACGCCGATAAGGCAGTCAGCGCCATCCACGATATGCTGTTCGAGTAA
- the thrB gene encoding homoserine kinase — MKIKVSVPATSANIGSGFDALGLAVTLYNTVTFEESDHLDISAADGTRIPRGESNLVYRSAKGLFDKVGKTMPPLKLVQTNAIPMARGLGSSSACIIAGLLGANRMLGDVLNTQELLTLATSIEGHPDNVAPALLGGLTSSVFEDGVVYSVKRDVDESLCFAAIVPDYKLLTEAARAALPKEVTHKDAVYNLSRAALIPAAFCEGRHDLLAIATEDKLHQPYRMPLMPGSKEVFDMARLCGAKAVYVSGAGSTVMAVAEKASAEKFYSKLEKGLELLEGLDGCEAFTLLRLDADNTGATVE; from the coding sequence ATGAAGATCAAAGTTTCCGTCCCGGCGACCAGCGCCAATATCGGCTCCGGCTTCGATGCACTGGGCCTCGCGGTGACGCTGTACAACACGGTGACATTTGAAGAGAGCGACCATCTGGACATCTCGGCGGCGGACGGCACCCGTATCCCCCGGGGCGAGAGCAATCTGGTCTATCGCTCGGCCAAGGGCCTGTTCGACAAGGTGGGCAAGACCATGCCGCCCCTCAAGCTCGTCCAGACCAACGCCATCCCCATGGCCCGGGGCCTCGGCTCGTCCTCGGCCTGCATCATCGCGGGCCTGCTGGGCGCGAACCGGATGCTGGGCGATGTGCTCAACACGCAGGAGCTGCTGACGCTGGCCACCTCCATCGAGGGCCACCCCGATAACGTGGCACCGGCCCTTCTGGGCGGCCTGACCAGCAGCGTCTTCGAGGACGGCGTGGTCTACTCCGTCAAGCGGGACGTGGACGAGAGCCTCTGCTTCGCGGCCATCGTGCCCGACTACAAGCTGCTGACCGAGGCCGCCCGTGCGGCCCTGCCGAAAGAGGTCACTCACAAGGATGCGGTGTATAACCTGTCCCGTGCAGCCCTCATCCCGGCGGCGTTCTGTGAGGGACGCCACGACCTGCTGGCCATCGCCACCGAAGATAAGCTCCACCAGCCCTACCGGATGCCCCTGATGCCCGGCTCGAAGGAAGTCTTCGACATGGCGCGGCTCTGCGGCGCAAAGGCGGTATACGTCTCGGGCGCGGGCAGCACCGTGATGGCGGTGGCAGAGAAGGCCAGCGCCGAAAAATTCTACTCCAAGCTGGAAAAAGGCCTCGAGCTGCTGGAGGGCTTGGACGGATGTGAAGCATTTACACTGCTGCGGCTGGATGCCGACAACACCGGTGCGACAGTGGAATGA
- a CDS encoding homoserine dehydrogenase: MAKIAILGFGTVGSGVYEVLCRNAAGVSRRAGEPVEVKYILDPKDFSAHPAAQLFIKNFDTILEDPEVKVVVETIGGTRFAYPYVKACLESGRSVCTSNKEMVATYGAELLALAKAHGCAFLFEASVGGGTPIITPMHQCLAANVITEVEGIVNGTTNFMLTKMVRENLGFDEALKIAQELGYAETKDPGDDVDGRDACRKIAILSSLVCGHQIYPQNIPTRGIRDITAGDVAAAEKLGCVIKLIAWMKRGEDGSVAAGVEPCLVPKVNQLAGVDDVFNAVLVKGDMLGDVVFYGKGAGKLPTASAVVADVVDALKNGSKVHDSLFWQPAEPVEGMLTDPAPAAYYVRVEGIAPAVAEAIYGKGHVVDEHFDGCAYFVDSADGKALAEAARKVEAVGGSVKLVLRRLPEEV, translated from the coding sequence ATGGCAAAAATCGCGATCTTGGGCTTTGGCACGGTGGGCAGCGGCGTGTACGAGGTGCTCTGCCGCAACGCCGCAGGCGTCTCCCGCCGCGCAGGCGAGCCGGTGGAGGTCAAGTACATCCTTGACCCCAAGGATTTCTCGGCTCATCCGGCCGCACAGCTGTTCATCAAGAACTTCGATACCATTCTGGAAGACCCGGAGGTGAAGGTCGTCGTCGAGACCATCGGCGGCACCCGCTTCGCCTACCCCTACGTCAAGGCCTGCCTCGAGAGCGGCCGGAGCGTCTGCACCTCCAACAAGGAGATGGTGGCCACCTACGGCGCAGAGCTGCTGGCTCTGGCCAAGGCCCACGGCTGCGCCTTCCTCTTCGAGGCCTCTGTGGGCGGCGGCACCCCCATCATCACCCCGATGCATCAGTGCCTCGCGGCCAATGTCATCACTGAGGTGGAGGGCATCGTCAACGGCACCACCAATTTCATGCTCACCAAGATGGTGCGGGAGAATTTGGGCTTTGACGAGGCACTGAAGATCGCGCAGGAGCTGGGTTACGCCGAGACGAAGGACCCCGGCGATGATGTGGACGGCCGCGACGCCTGCCGCAAGATCGCCATCCTGTCCTCGCTGGTCTGCGGCCATCAGATCTACCCCCAGAACATCCCCACCCGCGGCATCCGGGACATCACGGCGGGCGATGTGGCGGCAGCGGAAAAGCTGGGCTGCGTCATCAAGCTCATCGCATGGATGAAGCGGGGCGAGGACGGCAGCGTGGCTGCGGGCGTCGAGCCCTGCCTCGTGCCGAAGGTGAACCAGCTGGCCGGCGTGGACGACGTCTTCAACGCCGTCCTCGTGAAGGGCGATATGCTGGGCGATGTGGTCTTTTACGGCAAGGGCGCAGGCAAGCTTCCCACCGCCAGCGCCGTGGTGGCCGACGTGGTGGACGCCCTCAAGAACGGCTCCAAGGTCCACGACAGCCTGTTTTGGCAGCCCGCCGAGCCGGTGGAAGGGATGCTCACCGACCCCGCGCCTGCCGCATACTATGTGCGTGTGGAGGGCATCGCCCCGGCCGTGGCCGAGGCCATCTATGGCAAGGGCCATGTGGTGGATGAGCACTTCGACGGCTGTGCCTACTTCGTGGACAGCGCCGACGGCAAGGCTCTGGCCGAAGCGGCCCGGAAGGTGGAGGCCGTGGGCGGCAGCGTGAAGCTGGTGCTCCGCCGTCTGCCCGAGGAAGTCTGA
- a CDS encoding ACT domain-containing protein, which yields MNKLERRFYLVDAQVLPEVFLKVVRAKELLASGEARSISAATRSVDLSRSAFYKYKDCIFDSENGREVITVMATLRDETGALQSLLAGISAAGASIVTINQSTPENGAALVAVTIRTDTMQMTPEELTEKLSRQRMVVGVHCGYNL from the coding sequence GTGAACAAGTTGGAACGCCGTTTTTATCTGGTGGACGCGCAGGTGCTGCCGGAAGTCTTTCTCAAAGTCGTCCGCGCCAAGGAGCTTCTGGCCAGCGGGGAGGCGCGCAGCATCTCGGCTGCGACCCGCAGCGTGGACCTGTCGCGCAGCGCATTTTATAAATATAAGGACTGCATCTTCGACTCGGAGAATGGCCGCGAGGTCATCACCGTTATGGCGACCCTGCGGGATGAGACGGGCGCGCTGCAGAGCCTTCTGGCCGGCATCAGCGCCGCCGGTGCTAGCATCGTGACCATCAACCAGTCTACCCCGGAGAACGGTGCGGCGCTGGTGGCTGTCACCATCCGCACCGACACCATGCAGATGACCCCCGAGGAGCTGACCGAAAAGCTTTCGCGTCAGCGGATGGTCGTGGGCGTACACTGCGGATACAATCTGTGA
- a CDS encoding transglycosylase domain-containing protein, with protein MAGSLAAVGAVYYVVQATANDGDLLDLDNIELSQSSLVVATDPDTGAQVEYATLRSSNSHRVWADLEQIPTNLQYAFICTEDKDFYTEPGVNFKRTIGAMINEYLLPIYSSKQGASTLEQQLIKNLTSDKSASGIEGALRKLREIYRALILSRSYSKETILEAYLNTISFTGTIQGVQTAANEYFNKDVSQLTLWECASIASITKNPTNYNPYTNPENLIHRRNFLLYNMWQQGVISEDDYRNAAAQPLMLAEEDGSKKSSSTTSYFTDALFNEVVKDIMAKEGVDESTAQSMLYTGGYTIEATVNPKLQTAMENLMLNADDAYFPAGWHEEEVTSISDDDVQVYNEDGTPKTRTGEDGTVYYYRNVRTQAAMVTLDYDGNVLAMVGGLGEKTKSLSLNRAYGVTRQTGSTIKPIGAYALGIEYGLVNWSTMLNNSPLYLKQDMVIRDEDYCRKNGLMGLTDKQLKAYPNAWRSWPRNYGGNYGDNSDLPLWNGLARSLNTIAIRVGDLVGASNIFNFVYNTLQLNTLDPVNDVGLAQMVMGSQTHGVTPMALAAAFQIFYDGEYTTPHLYTRVLDRDGNIYMESNDTSYQALTPQTAYVMNRLLKNVLFSSVGTASGRYPNSNGMEAFGKTGTASDEKDLWFVGGTPYYVTAVWWGYDAPYDMTKTLGKQQAKTRTCVMAWKALMEQVQADLPYKAFPAAGGVVERSYCTQSGLLASGSCPSTAVGYYRADDLPDVCNYSHGQAAVSSAPLTSEPDTTNLDTD; from the coding sequence ATGGCAGGCAGTCTGGCGGCGGTGGGCGCAGTCTACTATGTGGTGCAGGCCACGGCCAACGACGGCGACCTGCTGGACCTCGACAACATCGAGCTGAGCCAGTCGAGCCTTGTGGTGGCCACCGACCCGGACACCGGTGCACAGGTGGAGTACGCCACCCTGCGCTCCTCGAACAGCCACCGCGTCTGGGCCGACCTCGAGCAGATCCCGACCAACCTACAGTATGCATTCATCTGCACCGAGGATAAGGACTTCTACACTGAGCCGGGCGTCAACTTCAAGCGCACCATCGGCGCGATGATCAACGAGTACCTGCTGCCCATCTACAGCTCCAAGCAGGGCGCTTCCACGCTGGAGCAGCAGCTCATCAAGAACCTGACCAGCGACAAGAGCGCCAGCGGCATCGAGGGTGCACTGCGCAAGCTGCGCGAGATCTACCGCGCCCTCATCCTGAGCCGCAGCTATTCCAAGGAGACCATTCTGGAAGCGTATCTCAACACCATCAGCTTCACGGGCACCATTCAGGGCGTCCAGACGGCGGCCAATGAGTACTTCAACAAGGATGTCAGCCAGCTGACCCTCTGGGAGTGCGCGTCCATCGCTTCCATCACCAAGAATCCGACCAACTACAACCCCTACACCAACCCCGAAAACCTCATCCACCGCCGCAACTTCCTGCTCTACAATATGTGGCAGCAGGGCGTCATCTCGGAGGATGATTACCGCAACGCAGCGGCGCAGCCGCTGATGCTGGCGGAGGAGGATGGCAGCAAGAAGAGCAGCTCCACCACCTCCTACTTCACCGACGCCCTCTTCAACGAGGTGGTGAAAGACATCATGGCCAAGGAGGGCGTGGACGAGTCCACCGCCCAGAGTATGCTCTACACCGGCGGCTACACCATCGAGGCCACCGTGAACCCCAAGCTCCAGACCGCGATGGAGAATCTGATGCTCAACGCCGACGACGCCTACTTCCCGGCCGGCTGGCATGAGGAAGAAGTGACCAGCATCTCGGACGACGATGTGCAGGTGTACAACGAGGACGGCACCCCCAAGACCCGCACCGGCGAGGACGGCACGGTCTACTACTACCGCAACGTCCGCACACAGGCCGCGATGGTCACGCTGGACTACGACGGCAATGTGCTGGCCATGGTGGGCGGTCTGGGCGAAAAGACCAAGAGCCTCTCCCTGAACCGCGCCTACGGCGTCACCCGGCAGACCGGCTCCACCATCAAGCCCATCGGTGCGTATGCGCTGGGCATCGAGTATGGTCTGGTCAACTGGTCCACCATGCTCAACAACTCGCCTCTCTACCTCAAACAGGATATGGTCATCCGCGACGAGGACTACTGCCGGAAGAACGGCCTGATGGGCCTGACCGACAAGCAGCTGAAAGCCTATCCCAACGCATGGCGCAGCTGGCCCCGCAACTACGGCGGCAACTACGGCGACAACTCCGACCTGCCGCTCTGGAACGGCCTTGCCCGCTCGCTGAACACCATCGCCATCCGGGTGGGCGACCTCGTGGGCGCAAGCAACATCTTCAACTTCGTCTACAATACCTTGCAGCTCAATACGCTGGACCCGGTCAACGACGTGGGCCTTGCGCAGATGGTCATGGGCAGCCAGACCCACGGCGTCACCCCGATGGCGCTGGCGGCGGCGTTCCAGATCTTCTATGACGGCGAGTACACCACACCCCATCTCTACACCCGCGTCCTCGACCGCGACGGCAACATCTATATGGAGAGCAACGACACCAGCTATCAGGCCCTGACCCCCCAGACGGCTTATGTCATGAACCGCCTGCTCAAGAACGTCCTGTTCTCCAGCGTCGGCACGGCCAGCGGCCGCTACCCCAACTCCAATGGTATGGAGGCCTTCGGCAAGACCGGTACGGCCAGCGACGAGAAGGACCTGTGGTTCGTGGGCGGCACGCCCTACTACGTCACCGCCGTGTGGTGGGGCTATGATGCGCCTTACGACATGACCAAGACCCTCGGCAAGCAGCAGGCTAAGACCCGCACCTGTGTCATGGCATGGAAGGCCCTGATGGAGCAGGTGCAGGCAGACCTGCCCTATAAGGCATTCCCGGCGGCAGGCGGCGTCGTGGAGCGCAGCTACTGCACCCAGAGCGGACTGCTGGCCAGCGGCTCCTGCCCCAGCACCGCAGTGGGCTACTACCGCGCCGACGACCTGCCCGATGTCTGCAACTACTCCCACGGTCAGGCCGCTGTGTCCAGCGCCCCCCTCACGTCGGAGCCGGATACCACCAACCTCGACACCGACTGA
- a CDS encoding Na/Pi cotransporter family protein: MDITHITSLLGGIALFLYGMSIMGAGLEKLAGGKMQGVLQKLTSSTIKGVIFGTLITGVIQSSAGTVVICVGLVNSGIMTLTQSVGVIMGANIGTTVTGQLIRMADISGDSLILTLIQPKTFAPVVAFIGCIFYVFIRSAKKKNIGQIMLGFGILFTGMSLMDTGVSPLRESAMFQELFVTMTNPILGVLVGVVVTVIIQSSSASVGILQALSSTGLVTFSSAIPIVLGAHIGTAFTPLLTIGGSSKDGKRAALIHLYFNIIGSVILLALVYALQFTIGIPMWGDVMNKSSIANIHTMTSVIAMLFFLPCSGVLSKLAMMTVPSSAEEAQEMSMPVLDERLFKSPAVALQQAKNAVVKMSRRAARNVGLSTPLLLKMDEDVVSAIDVRENLIDRMEVEISNYLIKLADQELGDAESHEVTELLNFVTECERIGDYAVNIKEKAQELADKEVTFSEMAQQELKLLDKALEKILTLTADAFEADDGRMASQVEPLEQVIDILVEKLRAQHIKRLKDGICSIDTGVVFLDVLNNAERISDHCSNIAARLVGMEAGEDYDSHTLKNMMHHNPTKEYMLNYEQCRKDYLIPLEQLEA, translated from the coding sequence ATGGACATTACACACATCACCTCTCTGCTGGGCGGTATTGCGCTGTTCCTGTATGGTATGTCGATCATGGGCGCCGGCCTCGAAAAGCTGGCCGGCGGCAAGATGCAGGGCGTATTACAGAAGCTGACCTCCTCCACCATCAAGGGCGTTATTTTCGGTACGCTCATCACCGGCGTGATCCAGTCGTCCGCCGGTACGGTCGTCATCTGTGTCGGCCTTGTCAACTCCGGCATCATGACCCTTACGCAGTCGGTAGGCGTTATCATGGGTGCAAACATTGGTACGACGGTCACGGGCCAGCTCATCCGCATGGCGGATATTTCGGGCGACAGCCTCATCCTGACCCTCATCCAGCCCAAGACGTTTGCGCCGGTGGTGGCGTTTATCGGCTGCATTTTTTATGTCTTTATCCGCAGCGCGAAAAAGAAGAACATCGGCCAGATCATGCTGGGCTTCGGCATCCTGTTCACAGGCATGAGCCTGATGGACACCGGCGTGTCCCCCCTGCGGGAGAGCGCCATGTTTCAGGAGCTGTTCGTCACCATGACCAACCCCATCCTCGGCGTTCTCGTGGGTGTGGTGGTCACGGTCATCATCCAGTCGTCCTCGGCGTCGGTGGGTATCCTGCAGGCTCTGTCCAGCACCGGCCTCGTCACCTTCAGTTCGGCCATCCCCATCGTGCTGGGTGCCCACATCGGCACCGCGTTCACCCCGCTGCTGACCATCGGCGGCTCCTCCAAGGACGGCAAGCGCGCCGCCCTCATCCACCTGTACTTCAACATCATCGGCAGCGTCATCCTGCTGGCGCTGGTCTATGCGCTCCAGTTCACCATCGGCATCCCCATGTGGGGCGATGTGATGAACAAGAGCAGCATCGCAAACATCCACACCATGACCAGCGTCATTGCGATGCTGTTCTTCCTGCCCTGCAGCGGTGTGCTGTCCAAGCTGGCCATGATGACCGTGCCCAGCAGCGCCGAGGAGGCGCAGGAGATGAGTATGCCTGTGCTGGATGAGCGTCTGTTCAAGAGCCCGGCCGTGGCTTTGCAGCAGGCCAAGAATGCCGTCGTCAAGATGTCCCGCCGTGCGGCCCGCAACGTCGGTCTTTCCACCCCGCTGCTGCTCAAGATGGACGAGGACGTGGTGAGCGCCATTGATGTCCGCGAGAACCTCATCGACCGGATGGAGGTCGAGATCTCAAACTACCTCATCAAGCTGGCGGATCAGGAGCTGGGCGACGCGGAGAGCCACGAGGTGACAGAGCTGCTCAACTTCGTCACCGAGTGTGAGCGCATCGGCGACTACGCCGTGAACATCAAGGAAAAGGCACAGGAACTGGCCGATAAGGAAGTTACCTTCAGCGAGATGGCCCAGCAGGAGCTGAAGCTTCTGGACAAGGCGCTGGAAAAGATCCTGACCCTTACGGCGGATGCATTCGAGGCGGACGATGGCCGGATGGCCAGTCAGGTGGAGCCGCTGGAGCAGGTCATCGACATCCTTGTGGAGAAGCTCCGCGCCCAGCACATCAAGCGCCTGAAAGACGGCATCTGCTCCATCGATACCGGTGTCGTCTTCCTCGATGTGCTGAACAACGCCGAGCGTATCTCCGACCACTGCTCCAACATTGCCGCCCGTCTGGTGGGCATGGAGGCAGGCGAGGACTACGACTCCCACACCCTCAAGAATATGATGCACCACAACCCCACGAAGGAATATATGCTCAACTACGAGCAGTGCCGCAAGGATTATCTCATCCCGCTGGAACAGCTCGAAGCCTGA
- a CDS encoding CBS domain-containing protein, with the protein MNILFFLSPKQDLMYVYDDFTLRQTLEKWENNRYASIPVLNRKGEYVGTLTEGDILWGLKKFHGLDLEAAEDVPIRDFAHKRDYKAVTVTTSMDQLIEAAMNQNFVPVVDDRGMFIGIVRRQAIIRYCYDRSRAAASEQRRKPEKRVPAAAGVR; encoded by the coding sequence ATGAATATTCTGTTTTTCCTTTCCCCCAAGCAGGACCTGATGTATGTGTACGATGACTTCACCCTTCGCCAGACGCTGGAAAAATGGGAGAACAACCGCTACGCATCCATCCCGGTGCTCAACCGCAAGGGCGAGTATGTGGGTACCCTGACGGAGGGGGACATCCTGTGGGGGCTGAAGAAGTTCCATGGCCTTGACCTTGAGGCGGCGGAGGATGTGCCCATCCGGGACTTCGCCCATAAACGGGACTACAAGGCCGTCACCGTCACGACGAGCATGGACCAGCTCATCGAGGCGGCCATGAACCAGAACTTCGTCCCCGTGGTGGACGACCGGGGGATGTTCATCGGCATCGTCCGCCGTCAGGCCATCATCCGCTATTGCTACGACCGCTCCCGCGCTGCCGCCTCAGAGCAGCGCAGAAAGCCCGAAAAGCGTGTCCCGGCTGCGGCTGGGGTGCGGTAA
- a CDS encoding Asp23/Gls24 family envelope stress response protein, whose amino-acid sequence MITSRFPLGDVSFSAEYFSTLVGEATKQCYGVAAMAPRDLTDRVRCAVRGVDDSAKGVRVTQEEGRLVIELHIAVSYGLNISTAARAISHRVKDEVEQATGLKVARVVVSVDDVVA is encoded by the coding sequence ATGATCACTTCCCGTTTTCCGCTGGGAGATGTCAGCTTCTCAGCCGAGTATTTTTCCACGCTCGTGGGCGAAGCAACCAAACAATGCTACGGCGTGGCCGCAATGGCCCCCCGTGATCTGACCGACCGTGTCCGCTGCGCCGTGCGCGGCGTGGACGACTCGGCCAAGGGCGTCCGTGTCACACAGGAAGAGGGCCGTCTCGTGATCGAGCTGCACATTGCCGTCAGCTACGGGCTGAACATCTCCACCGCCGCGCGTGCCATCTCGCACCGCGTGAAGGACGAGGTGGAGCAGGCCACCGGCCTGAAGGTCGCCCGCGTGGTCGTATCGGTCGATGACGTGGTTGCCTGA
- a CDS encoding DAK2 domain-containing protein, with protein MISGKILRDAIISGANNINNQRSRVDELNVFPVPDGDTGTNMGMTVGAAVRELQAMDDSCTVGEAAKTAASAMLRGARGNSGVITSLLFRGFSKALEGKKEADAADIVSALKKGVEGAYKAVMKPTEGTILTVARVASEEAAACGKEDVAELWDVVLAAGQKALEDTPNLLPVLKKAGVVDAGGQGIMIIFEGMGKVFHGEDIVAGGEAAPNKAKLSTANAGKGVFTDDLMKVEDIKNGYCTQFLINKNEGASAAKMRAFAESNGDSVVCIEDDDVINLHVHTADPGKILSEAIKYGYLTNFKIENMHEQFLARQKQGKSLEKQASAEKKPDPASEFIYAAVDPSRDYGFVAVAAGEGLKAVFTDLSADAVVSGGQTMNPATEDILAAVQSVPAKTVFVLPNNKNIIMAAEQAQKLADRQVVVLPTRTVPMGITALLNFDPSATVEANTINMMSAADKVSTGLITYAARDSEYDGKRIRKGEIMALENGKIVSTSNDITKATYRLARGMCKKDSSFVTIISGCDVSDEDAEKVTEIVKAKCPNHVEVSHIRGGQPVYYYMISVE; from the coding sequence ATGATTTCTGGTAAGATCCTGCGCGACGCCATCATTTCCGGCGCAAACAACATCAACAATCAGCGCTCCCGCGTGGACGAGCTGAATGTCTTCCCTGTCCCCGATGGCGACACCGGCACCAACATGGGCATGACCGTCGGCGCAGCCGTCCGTGAGCTGCAGGCCATGGACGACAGCTGCACCGTGGGCGAGGCCGCAAAGACCGCCGCCTCCGCCATGCTGCGCGGCGCCCGCGGCAACTCCGGTGTCATCACCAGCCTGCTGTTCCGCGGCTTCTCCAAGGCTCTGGAGGGCAAGAAGGAGGCCGACGCCGCCGACATCGTCTCTGCGCTCAAGAAGGGCGTCGAGGGCGCTTACAAGGCCGTCATGAAGCCCACCGAGGGCACCATCCTGACCGTGGCCCGCGTGGCTTCGGAGGAAGCTGCCGCCTGCGGCAAGGAGGATGTGGCCGAGCTGTGGGACGTCGTCCTCGCTGCGGGCCAGAAGGCTCTGGAGGACACCCCCAACCTGCTGCCCGTCCTGAAAAAAGCCGGTGTCGTGGATGCCGGCGGTCAGGGCATCATGATCATCTTTGAGGGCATGGGCAAGGTCTTCCACGGGGAGGACATCGTGGCCGGCGGCGAGGCTGCCCCCAACAAGGCCAAGCTCTCCACCGCGAACGCGGGCAAGGGCGTCTTTACCGATGACCTGATGAAGGTCGAGGACATCAAGAACGGCTACTGCACCCAGTTCCTCATCAACAAGAACGAGGGCGCAAGCGCTGCAAAGATGCGTGCCTTCGCCGAGTCCAACGGCGACAGCGTGGTCTGCATCGAGGACGACGACGTCATCAACCTCCACGTCCACACCGCCGACCCCGGCAAGATCCTGAGCGAGGCCATCAAGTACGGCTACCTCACCAACTTCAAGATCGAGAATATGCACGAGCAGTTCCTTGCCCGCCAGAAGCAGGGCAAGAGCCTCGAGAAGCAGGCTTCTGCCGAGAAGAAGCCCGACCCGGCCAGCGAGTTCATCTACGCTGCCGTCGATCCCAGCCGCGACTACGGCTTTGTTGCCGTCGCCGCCGGCGAGGGCCTGAAGGCCGTCTTTACTGACCTGTCCGCTGACGCGGTCGTCTCCGGCGGTCAGACCATGAACCCCGCCACCGAGGACATCCTCGCCGCCGTCCAGAGTGTCCCGGCCAAGACCGTCTTCGTCCTGCCCAACAACAAGAACATCATCATGGCTGCCGAGCAGGCCCAAAAGCTGGCCGACCGTCAGGTGGTCGTCCTGCCCACCCGCACCGTCCCCATGGGCATCACGGCTCTGCTGAACTTTGACCCCTCCGCCACCGTCGAGGCCAACACCATCAACATGATGTCCGCCGCCGACAAGGTATCCACCGGCCTCATCACCTACGCCGCCCGCGACAGCGAGTACGACGGCAAGCGCATCCGGAAGGGCGAGATCATGGCGCTGGAGAACGGCAAGATCGTCTCCACCTCCAACGACATCACCAAGGCCACCTATCGTCTGGCCCGCGGTATGTGCAAGAAGGATTCCAGCTTCGTCACCATCATCTCCGGCTGCGACGTCTCCGACGAGGATGCCGAGAAGGTGACCGAGATCGTCAAGGCCAAGTGCCCCAACCACGTCGAGGTCAGCCACATCCGCGGCGGCCAGCCGGTCTACTATTATATGATCAGCGTGGAGTAA